The window ACACCAAGAGGGCTGAACGAGTCCGGGGACCAATATCTCTCTCTTTGCCGCCCAGTCTGTGGCGCTGGCGCTACGAACATCATGGATTGACGGGATGCCGTTCGTGGAGGAGGGATGTCGTGACCAGCTCTTTGTGGACTCTCTCGTCGCTTGTTTGTTTCTTTGATGGGCGGATCGCGGGAAGAAAGGGAGGCATGCGTGGAGAATTAATAGAGCAGGTGAAAAATAAAATTCGTGGTATTCGAGGCGATCTTAATGTGAATCAGACACGGAACCCCCAACCATCGCGATGTCAGACATTCCATAGCATGGAGGCCCCCGACAAAAAGCCCCGATTCACAGGCATTTCTAGCCTCCAGCAAACACACCTTGGGCTTCTCTCGTCCATCGCGCACACAAACATATACTTTAGTCACGCAAAACACGGGAGACTAGGGGACGCGGGGCAGTGTTGGGTATGGGTGGTTGTTCTTCAACGTGTACATACACAGCATGGGGGGATATGATGATGCAGTTAACATTTTGTGCAGCCCAAACTCCGATAAGCCCGGTTTCATTTCCCCGTACAAAACTCCCAGACAGTTGAAAAAAAacagaaggaaaagaaaaaataGAACAGGAGAAGATCCTAGGGATAAGACAAGTGGAGAGGAGCCCGACGGATGCCCAGAGAAATCCCTTCCCCCCATGTGCCGACCAACCTACAACACAGTAGTAGACATGGAAAAATTCCGGAAGATTTTGGAACAAAGAGGTTTGGCCAGACAGAGCGCGCGAAGAAACGGGGTTTGggaggtgagtgagtgtggCCCCGAGACAGGACAATCCCCATCACGCACACCCCCCGCAAGCCCTTTTTCCCTCCCTTTACTCGTCCTtggacttcttcttcttcttcttcttttctccgtCAGCCTTttcgggctcggcggcgccgccgacgtcggaCTCgcgcttgcgcttcttctccttgtccttcttgtccttcttctccttcttgtccttggacttttccttcttctccttcttcacctcgggcgcgacggcgtcgaccatctcggcgtcgtcgagcgtgatgtcgccctcgacctgctccagAACGGAGGCCTTGAGACAGTTAGTTTCGGCATCATTGGCGACGGGGGAAAAGGGAACAAGGAGAAGTGTGACGAGGTACATACCATAACATCGGCGTTCTTGGCAGGCTTCTTGCCGGTGGCGTAGAACTCGAGGCGGTCCTCGACCTGCTGGCGCAGAGCCTCACCAAACTTAGTGGTGGGGTTCTCGGTGTAGTTGTCGATACGGGAGGCGATGGAGCACTTGTTGGCCAGGTAGCGGGAGATGCGGCCCTTGTtcttgacggcggccttgccgatGAAGCTGGAGTGGTAGATGAGACCGTACTTGGGGGTGTTGCTCTTGGTCTTGAGGGCGCGGAAGagggccttctcggcgccgagaatCTGGAGCGTCGAGGCCGGGTACTTTGACAGGTTCGTCAGGGAGCCGGCGTGCGAGATgagcttggcggcgacgggggtGCCGATGAGGGTCTGCAGGTTGGGCGCGACGATGGACATCTTCTTGTCGAGGTAGTTGGCGGTCGAGCGgcgggcctcggcctgggcgacgacggcctcggcgaagcccttgacgatctcgaggtcggcgggcATGATAGTCAGGCCCATGGAcaccttggcggcgtcgataATGGCCTgggccttctcgccgtcctcctcgacgagggcggcgatgtcgtgCAGGCGGTCGTCGGTGAGGGTGGCCttgtcgccgatggcgagcACGAGCTTGGCGTAGGTCAGGTTGTCCGAGACAATCTTGACGAGCTCGGGGAAGTGCCAGCCGTACCACTCGCGCACGCGCATGAAGAACTGGTTGACGCCCTTGTCCTGGAACTCGACGGTGGCGCTGGCCTGAATGACGTGGTTGTCGTTCTTGGTGGTGCTGAACTTCACCTTGGCGCGCGAGTACGAgtggcccaggccgaggccggcggcggtcgagtcGCCCGTCTGCAGGCCCTTGAGGAGGCGGTCGGCGTGCAGGCGGACGCCacggaggaggtcgccggcgacctcaGAGGTCTCGGAGGTTTCGCAGTCGACACCGGGGAAGGTGGACTTGATCACGGAGGCCaggttcttctcggccacggcAACGGTGATTCTGCTCTTCTTGCCGCTCGTCTGGGGGAGGTTGAGCTCAAGGACCGACTTGAGGTGGTCCGACATGAGACCCTCAGAGATGTGGTTGATCTCGTCCAATGCCTGCTTTCCGGTGCTGTGAGAGAGGGTGTATTAGCCGTCTTGTGTGTTCTTCCTCAACGTCTCCTTGTGTCCCATTCTCCACTTGTCCCTCCCCCTTCATGCAGAGACGCGCTTTTCGAGAAGCCGTCGCGCAACACacactgccgccgccgccgccgcaagcaccaccaccaaccaccaacaacagAACAATTCGCGGAACGGGTAGGCCTACTCAAAGGGGGTGAAGTTGACAAGCTTGACCATCTTGCCGAAGCGGGCAAGGTCGGCAATGGACTCCTGGGCCTCCTTCTGGCGCAGGCCAATGCTGTCGGGCTGGTGCTCGATGTGGAACACACCGTAGCCCATGGGCGCCTCGTAGAGGAGGTAGTTGATCGCGGCCATTTTGAGAGTCGGTCTTCTTGTCTCGGActgggagaagagggggggggggttctggAATTCCGACAATCAAGCCTCGACGCGGGAGCTCTCTTCAATTTTTTGGTGGGtttgaggagggggggtcgGTTTTCGAGGGTGTCTCGAGACGGCAAAGCGAAAATTGTCGAGGTCGAACACTTCggattttttttcttcaatTTTTCCTCCCCCCACTGGTGTCAATTGGAATTTTTTGCGGAGCTCCAAAGCTGACGCTCGGACCAGGTCGTCCTGCGCTCTGGCTGTGGGTGAGAGGTGAGCGGGTCACGTGGAAATGATCCGGCCTTGAACGAAGCCGGCCGCCGATGGTGGGGCGGGCGAAAGGATATGTGGCTTGTCATCTTGTGGCTCGGGGGTTCTCGATATGTGGCTGACTCTCCGACTGGGGATGAGGAAGCTGATGAGTGAGAGCTGATGAGTCTCGGAGGCTCTCCGGATGATCGTAAATGATTGTCTTCATACAGAAGTCGTTTTAAATGTTCGATTGCCTGTGAAAGCTGCCATGAAAGATATCCGATGTACTAAGCCGCTTATGCTGTTTTTGACTGTGTCTAGAATGGCCCTCATGCAGGTGTAAGTGAGCAAAAAGCCTACCAACCCTCAAGTGACAAGACACTATCCGAATAAAAATGCCATCACGTCTATTTTGAGACTATCAGGAATCGATTCATATTGTTTTTGTGTCCTTAAAATATGGTCTGGTGATGCTGCGGATTTTACATCATGTTTTGATGCCGTTCTTAAACGTACCGAAAACAGTCAAGTTTACATTTAGTTGTCGAAGCACCGTTTTGAACACTCCGTGCAACACAAAAACTTGAATTCAATTCATTTGCAAAACTCAATCATAAGCCGATTTCTCATCCCAAATACCCCATCTGAAGCGGTCGAGTTGGAAGAGGGTGGTCATCATCGCGAGTACGACACAACCACAAGCACACCGACCTATCAAAAgcaacggcgtcggcaaaCTCGGAGGCCCCAGATCACTCAAAAGTAACCGAAAGAATCATCAGAATCATCATATGACATTGTTGTAGGCCGCATGCCTCCCGGCCCCTCCGACCATTTGAACAGGTCGTTAAACCGGACTCGGCATCGTTCGTCCCATCGCTTCCGGCATTCGGCGGACGTACTAGGCCGTCCTTCAGTCTAACGTCTCATGACATCATGATCCCAAGCCCCCAACCTGTTGGCGCTATGCATCTAAGTGTCGAACTTGCACGAGTAGATTTTCACATGAATTGGATTTGGAAAGAAGGGTTCAGCATGTTTCATTGTCATTACACATTAGGCATTATTAAATATACTACATGTACAAATATCGAGCTCCGACGAGCTCACAGATCAGATCGGGGCTGCTACTGATTGATCGGACGAAATGCTACTTCGCAACGCCCTTTTACGCGGCGCGTCGGCTCCGGGTCCGTGacgcgacgccgccaccagcAGCCTTGGCGACGCCGTTCACAACAGCCTGCGCAGCGTGAGCGGCCTCGCCGGTAACAATCGGCGCGGCATCGACCTTGGAAAGCTCGTCAATCGTCTCCATGGGCTCGGCCTCAgagtcctcggcctcggaccGGTCGTCCTGCTTGACGTCGTGGAAGACAAAGCGGTAGCCGATGCGGACGAGGAAGAACAGCCAGAAGAGATTGAGGGactgcagcaggccgagcAGACCGAAGGTGATGGTCTTGGAGATCCAGCACTTGTACTGCTGCGTCTCCCAGTTGAGCTCATAGGGGCCGACGGTAGAAAACTCGGTAAGGATGGACCAGAGGATCTTAAGGTTGATGACGTGGCGGAGGTAGATCCACGAGGCCAGCGAGAGGCAGTACCACGGCCCGGTGATTGGGCTGTCGATGTAATTGAGGGACTTGGACATCTATTCAAGGTGAGGTGTTTGGTCAGCGTCCGAGGCTTGGGAAAAGAAACAGTGCGTTTTCACCGAGCGAGCCAACTTACAGCCATGAAAAAGTCACTGATATCGTGGGTCAGGTAGACGGCAATGCCCATGTAGGTGAAGTGAAAGCGGTAGCTCAGACCGATGAGCGACAGGGTGACGATGTGGTGGGCCACGAGCTCGTAGTAGTCCTTGCGCGGCTtctcgaggccaaggagcatgacgagggcctgctgggccCAATAGGCGGCCTCGAACAGGTAGTAGAACTTGACGACGGCTTCGTGGGTCTTGTGCGGGAATGACTCGTACATGCCGGTGGTGTTGAAGTACCACACCGGGGTGCGGCTCATGACATACAGGCCAAAGGGACCGAGGATGCCAAAGTAGATGGCGGTGTAGGCCTGCTCCATGAAGCGCAGCTGCTTGCCGCGGGAGCGGATGCCGTAGAACTTGGCCAGCGGGCGGAGGAGCTCCTGCATGATGAACTCGCGCGTGAAGGACAGGACGGTGGCGTAGAAGCAGACAAAGGCGATATCCCAGAGACCCTTGCCATACTGCGCGGGCGCGTcggggtcggcggcagcattgccggcgacggcgtcaaggcccTGCTGGGGCACCTTGTAGGAGAGAAAGATGAAGTGGTGGACGATGTTGGACTCGGTCGGGTTGACGGCGTAGATggagaggaaggcgaggatgaggacgagcGGGGTGGTCCAGGTGTGCTTGACAGCGATATGCTTGCAGCGGCGGAGGATGGCGCGGGCACGGCTGCGCTTGGAGAGCATGTCGAGCTGGTCCTGCTTGTTGGAGGACTGGCGCGCCGTGGGATCGTGGGTGTGGCCGTGGCCTCGCACGCTCGACTTTCTGCGCcggcgcgtcgccgccatctggTCCTTGTTGCTAGCCGAGGCCGGGATGGCAGACGACTGTGCCATGGGGGATTCGGGAGCGGTCATTGTCGCGAGGGGAGCGGCGGGAGACGCAGGACGTCCGACagatggagaaggaaaaTAAAAGGGGGGGGTTTCTTGGTGTAGAGATTTGTTGAGGGTTGGAAGACAACcagacgaggatggcgtgcGCCTTTTCGCGTTTGGAGTCAGTCGATAGAGGTAGACAAGACACAGACAAGAGTCGGTCAAGACCTGTCGAGCATGAGGTGGGAataagaaaaaaaggaaaggaaaactccgagagagaaggaggagagagagggagatagAAAAAGGGCGGGCAGCCGGATCTTCAGGAGGAAGCGGTAGTCTAAAGAGGCGGTTGTCGGGGTTTTTTTCTTGTGAACCAATTTCCCCCCCGGCCGGCACAGTACAGTaccaacctacctacctacctacctgggtACCTAGGGTAGGTAGGCACTAAGGTACGACGGATACAGAGGGCGGAATCAGAGTGGATAAGCTCAGTGAACAATTTCAAGACCCGCCATccatggatgatggggaggCTTTTTGCGTGATTCGCACCAACCGGGCCCGAGACGGGCGAACGAATCGCGTTGGTGGACGATACGCGGATGACCTCCTGCGGGCACTGCTGGCCGCTGGGCTTTGCTGCATTCTGTCTTTTAGGGGCTGTAGCATCCCTGTTAGAATCTCACAGGGCGGTGTCCTCCCACTTCCTGTCTGACCGACCAGTGGCCGCCAATGATCCAGTTGCTGGGGAAGGATTGTTTTCCCTTTTGATTAAAGGAGGACGACTGCTGCACTGTTGCAGAGAACATGAAAATCCCGCCAGACGAGCACGCgtttttctcttttccttttctcaACTCAATTCGTAGTTGGCAATTCTGGACGTTCCCGATGCAACAATTCAAGGCTTGCAACCAACTGCAGCTCTGTCTATTTGGAACGCATGTGAAGGGATCGGAGACTGGATGGAAACGGTTCCCTGACACGACCAAATAACCAACTACTTGGGCCACCAACCAAACTGACTACCTGACTGACTGACCGTCTGACGCAACGGTGTGCCTCGGTACTGCATTGCGACTAAACTGCGCAGAAGCCCGAATTCTCAATTGAAAGCATCGTCGCGATTGCAATCTTTGACGGCACGACACATTGGGCAAACGACTGTTTTTCAAGACTGGCTGATGTGTTTGTCCGCGTAACCCTAAAACCAGGGGTCCAGAAGAACCATGGAGTCTGCGCGGGCTCTCAAcatttttattttttgtTAATTTCTTTCGTCCCATGTTTTCCGCGGGGCGGCGGTCTGTCACCGTCTCCGACTGTCCGATGGGCCTGTGGCAACGAAGACGCTGCGCGGAAGTGCCGGTCCTCAACTCAGCCCAACGGCCAGATGGGCACGTGCtgggtctctctctccacacGCAATATGTTAAAGGTAGCAAGGCTTTCATGTGCCTTTGCAGCCAACTGTCTCTCCCTGTCTTACATAAGCACCAGCCACCCGTGGACGGGGAAACGGGGGAAGACGGGGGAGGCGGGAGGTTACTAACGCTCGGAAGCGTAGCGTAGGTATACTAGGTACTTTGTGTCTCTGTATCGATCCATGTACTTACACACCCTGTATCCGCGTCTATGCGGTGCAATTGCGCAGGCTTGGTACTTGTGCCCTGCCGATCACCCATCTGCGCCACGCGTACCTGGCCAGTCACAACAGTgtctgcccgcccgcccagtGCcagccgcaggagggacGGGGGCCGCCAGCTGTAACTCTTGTAAGTCACCAAGGGCTGACGACAACTTGCGCCGCATCGAGCTCCAAGCTCACCAATAAATCCACACGGCAGCCCAGCTAACAGCTCACAGAAGGGGGGCGAGGGGAGCGGAGGGGCAGTGTTGCACTCGTACCTACGCATGTGTGGCTGCCCCATTCGTTCATCGCGGGGCTCTCCCTAAGTGGTCTTCCAAGTTCCGGGTCCTGCATCACTCACCACCCAAGGTCCCTTGGCCTGTCTTGCGTGTTGCCGGGCATTGACTGGGCTTCGAGGAAAcaaacagacagacagacagcaCAGTCCTTATTAGCAATAAGAACACTCATCCTCCCTCTAGCTAGCCAGCTTCCCTTTTCCACAATCCATACTTTCCCTCTGTGACAACCTTGGCATCGCGGAATCCACCCGTATGCATCTCGCACGCTCGACAACCATCGTCACATCCGCTATCGTCCTTCTGGCCACAATCTTTCTGGCGCATACGTACACAGACCTCTTCACCCGTCTACCCATCCCCTTCTTCAAGGCCAACGTCACAGACACAGATACAGGCATCATGGGTGGCGGTCCAGGTCAAGGCTTCCGGTCGGTGGCCTACTTCGTCAATTGGTACGTCGTCGACCCAAGCTCTCTCTCACAACCCCCCCGCCCGAGATGTCCAGAGCCACCCGACTAACACAACCTGCAGGGCAATCTACGCCCGCAAGCACCGTCCACAGGACCTCCCCGTCGAGAACCTCACCCACATCCTCTACGCCTTCGCCAACGTCCGCGCCGACTCGGGCGAGGTCCACCTCACCGACGGCTGGGCCGACACAGACATCCACTGGGAGGGCGACAGCTGGAACGATGTCGGCACGAACCTGTACGGCTGCCTGAAGCAGCTCAACCTGCTGAAGCGCCGCAACCGCAATTTGAAGGTCCTGCTGTCCGTCGGCGGCTGGACGTACTCGTCCAACTTCAAGGGCCCTGCGAGCACGCCCGAGGGCCGCGAGACCTTTGCGCGCAGCTGTGTTGACCTTATCAAGAacctcggcttcgacggGTGCGTTGGACCTTGATAGCTGAAccgcttccccccctcctccgctATATGCGACGGACTACTGACGTAAAGaacagcatcgacatcgactgGGAGTACCCGCAGACCCCCCAAGAAGCCTCCGACTTCGTCGCTCTCTTGCAGGCCGTGCGATCTGCCATGGACCAGTACGCCTCGACGCTGCCCGAGTGGTACCACTTCGAGCTCACCGTCGCCTgccccgccggcgcccagaACTACCAGAAGCTCGACCTGCCCGCCATGGACGCCCTGCTTGACTTCTGGAACCTCATGGCCTACGA is drawn from Colletotrichum destructivum chromosome 6, complete sequence and contains these coding sequences:
- a CDS encoding Putative nucleolar protein Nop56/Nop58; its protein translation is MAAINYLLYEAPMGYGVFHIEHQPDSIGLRQKEAQESIADLARFGKMVKLVNFTPFDTGKQALDEINHISEGLMSDHLKSVLELNLPQTSGKKSRITVAVAEKNLASVIKSTFPGVDCETSETSEVAGDLLRGVRLHADRLLKGLQTGDSTAAGLGLGHSYSRAKVKFSTTKNDNHVIQASATVEFQDKGVNQFFMRVREWYGWHFPELVKIVSDNLTYAKLVLAIGDKATLTDDRLHDIAALVEEDGEKAQAIIDAAKVSMGLTIMPADLEIVKGFAEAVVAQAEARRSTANYLDKKMSIVAPNLQTLIGTPVAAKLISHAGSLTNLSKYPASTLQILGAEKALFRALKTKSNTPKYGLIYHSSFIGKAAVKNKGRISRYLANKCSIASRIDNYTENPTTKFGEALRQQVEDRLEFYATGKKPAKNADVMASVLEQVEGDITLDDAEMVDAVAPEVKKEKKEKSKDKKEKKDKKDKEKKRKRESDVGGAAEPEKADGEKKKKKKKSKDE
- a CDS encoding Putative TRAM1-like protein: MTAPESPMAQSSAIPASASNKDQMAATRRRRKSSVRGHGHTHDPTARQSSNKQDQLDMLSKRSRARAILRRCKHIAVKHTWTTPLVLILAFLSIYAVNPTESNIVHHFIFLSYKVPQQGLDAVAGNAAADPDAPAQYGKGLWDIAFVCFYATVLSFTREFIMQELLRPLAKFYGIRSRGKQLRFMEQAYTAIYFGILGPFGLYVMSRTPVWYFNTTGMYESFPHKTHEAVVKFYYLFEAAYWAQQALVMLLGLEKPRKDYYELVAHHIVTLSLIGLSYRFHFTYMGIAVYLTHDISDFFMAMSKSLNYIDSPITGPWYCLSLASWIYLRHVINLKILWSILTEFSTVGPYELNWETQQYKCWISKTITFGLLGLLQSLNLFWLFFLVRIGYRFVFHDVKQDDRSEAEDSEAEPMETIDELSKVDAAPIVTGEAAHAAQAVVNGVAKAAGGGVASRTRSRRAA
- a CDS encoding Putative glycoside hydrolase family 18, catalytic domain, glycosyl hydrolase family 18 (GH18) active: MHLARSTTIVTSAIVLLATIFLAHTYTDLFTRLPIPFFKANVTDTDTGIMGGGPGQGFRSVAYFVNWAIYARKHRPQDLPVENLTHILYAFANVRADSGEVHLTDGWADTDIHWEGDSWNDVGTNLYGCLKQLNLLKRRNRNLKVLLSVGGWTYSSNFKGPASTPEGRETFARSCVDLIKNLGFDGIDIDWEYPQTPQEASDFVALLQAVRSAMDQYASTLPEWYHFELTVACPAGAQNYQKLDLPAMDALLDFWNLMAYDYAGSWDSVAGHQANLQPCQSNPRSTPFSTAAALAHYTAHGVAPDKIVLGMPLYGRAFENTDGPGAPYSGVGEGSWENGVFDYKVLPLPGSQEYHDEETGASYSYDAGQRKMVTYDTVHMARRKAEYVRGWGLGGAMWWESSADKPGPESLIGNVVHTLGGPHGLARSDNRITYPESKYDNLRNGFEGQ